A DNA window from Onthophagus taurus isolate NC chromosome 1, IU_Otau_3.0, whole genome shotgun sequence contains the following coding sequences:
- the LOC111421780 gene encoding mitochondrial transcription rescue factor 1 codes for MLLPVIRRNLLTFSIKPVSCNLNTVYKTPETILLTHNLNLLIKRYKSKKKSLKSQNRESGAEDETSSENETEDRHSKVIKTTLSSLRMDSVLKSGLGMARNKIDTLFYESKIRVNGEKVLKKSKSIQEGDEIDVIKGVDMKNPNFLVIARVEVVQAQPQEDNIKVKLRRNKSLIVENYKEPWKGGPESA; via the coding sequence ATGTTATTACCTGTGATACgaagaaatttattaacattttcaataaaaccCGTTTCGTGCAACTTAAACACAGTTTATAAAACACCAGAAACTATTCTTCTAACTCACAATCTTAACTTGTTAATAAAAAGGTACAAATCCAAGAAGAAGTCTTTAAAATCCCAAAATAGAGAATCCGGAGCGGAAGATGAAACATCCTCTGAAAATGAAACTGAAGATCGTCACTCAAAAGTgattaaaacaactttaagCTCGCTACGAATGGATTCAGTGTTAAAATCGGGTCTTGGAATGgctagaaataaaattgacaCTCTTTTTTATGAGAGTAAAATAAGGGTGAATGGGGAGAaggttttgaagaaaagtaaAAGTATACAGGAAGGTGATGAAATTGATGTTATTAAAGGAGTTGATATGAAGAATCCtaattttttggtaattgcAAGAGTAGAAGTGGTCCAAGCTCAGCCACAAGAAGATAATATTAAGGTTAAATTACGCAGGAATAAATCGCTTATAGTTGAAAATTATAAGGAGCCATGGAAAGGTGGGCCAGAATCGGCTTAA